The stretch of DNA TTCCAGCAGTTTGTCGCGCTCTTTCTCTAGCTTTTGTAGGGTGGTTTCTTTCATCGCCCGCTCCACCTCTTTGAGTCGATGCTTAAAGCGATCGCTCTCTTCCTGTAGGGCTACGGTCTGGCGGGTGGCCAGCTCTGCCTGAATCTGGCTGGTCAGCGATTCAATCAGCTGCCTTAACACAGCCTGCACATCAGGCTTGATCTCATCCCACAGGTCGCTAGCCCGGTCTGCCGCTACCCGATCCACCGCCTGCGGAGCCACCCCATCTAAACCCGCCGCCAGATGGGGCAACGCCTCCCCTAGCTCGCCCTTTTGAATGGGGTAGCGCAGCGTCCGCACCCAATGGTGGAAGGGCTCTCGCAGCTCGTTCACCGCCAGCTCTTCGACCGTCAGCAGCAACAGCGCTTCGGCTCCCTCGGGCACCTGGCCATAGCGCACCGTCCAGCGGCTGCTCTGGCCTGCATCCCCCGTGCCGCCGGGGAAGCGGGCACGGGCATACATGCCCAACGCCTGGTGAAACATGGGGTGCCCCAGGTGCATGAGCACCGTGTCTTTGGCGGGGCGGTAAACGGGGCGATCGTTTTTGATCTGGATAAAGTGCTGAGAATCAAACACAATAGCGGGCAGCGGCCCCTGGTGGCCGTTGGTGCTGCCCAGCCGTAGGTGATCATCAACCGCCGCATCCCACTTGGGGGGAATGGGCATCTTTAGGCGCAGTCGGCCCTGGTCGTCGGGCGCTTCAAACCGGGGTAGGCCCACCCCAATACCTAGGGCAATTTCTAAGGTTTGGGTCAGGGTTGTAGGGGTGAGGTCTAGCTCCTGCTCCAGGGTATGCAGGGCGGCTGCCGCATGCTGCCCCGCCACGATCTCTTCAGAGCTAGGAATGCGCGATCGCCCCCGGCGATAGTTCACAGCATCGTCTAGGCCGCGCAGCACGCGATCGGTGTCTTCTAGCTCCACAAAGCGCCGCTGAAAGGCAGCATCGAACACCTCCCCCATGGAACCCAGTTCTTCGCGGATGGTGTTGACCTTTTCTACCACCCGCGCCAAAAACTTCAGGTCAGCATCATCCTCACTGGTGAAGTGGAGCACGAATACATCCTGGGCCTGGCCGTGGCGATCGAGACGGCCATTGCGCTGATCGAGGCGGGCTGGGTTCCAGGGAATGTCGTAGTGCAAAACGATGTAGGCCGTTTCTTGCAGGTTGAGCCCCTCCGAGGCGGCATCAGTCGCCAAGAGTACCTTCACTGGGTCATTGGGGTCGTTAAAAGCCTGCTTGATCTCGTCTCGCTGACGGTCATCCATGCCGCCGTAGAGTTCGCGCACCGCCTCTGGCTGATTGGCATACGCTTCCCGCAGTCGTCGCCCCAGATAGTCGAGGGTGGTTTTGTATTCGGTAAAGACCACAATCCGGTCAGACCCTTTCCATTTATTGCCCACCCTCAGGTACTTTTCGATGGTGTCGAGCAGCTTCTCCCACCGTTCGTCTACAGCTGGGGATGGCAGTTCGCCCTCAGCATTGGGGGTCAGTTGCAGGGTAGCTAAGGCCTCATCCACCGCCGCAATTTCAGCCTGAAGGTGGGGAATCAACGGCTGAAACCAGGCCCCAGTAGTTTTAGCGGCATGTTGGAATCGGCC from Nodosilinea sp. FACHB-141 encodes:
- the drmD gene encoding DISARM system SNF2-like helicase DrmD, with amino-acid sequence MVSTSTPDTASPSIPQVGMLATLRNRRALIAAVEPFGAGPEGQVHLVRLEYIDSDGPPEDSLIWEREVNKTLLEPTALPPIENSDPMPPAEYDALLRATRWTALSPFLSFDRTSPQAQPPIASPFFGAVQVEDFQLVPLLKALQMPRISLLLADDVGLGKTVEAGLILTELLLRRRIRRVLILCPAALRKQWQQEMKTKFALSFDVIDRAETHALQKRLGLDANPWRTFPRIVTSYHYLRQPDVLEQFRAACRQPEGSAQLPWDLLIVDESHNLMPSNFGEDSDLSKMLRAIAPWFEHKLFLSATPHNGHTRCFSGLLEQLDPVRFTQTSDFTPDMQQRIQEVVIRRLKKEINALDEQEGRTPRFCRRLTEPVPVYFSREERRLSEAFAAFRSAVKSLIAASSKTDQLAGGFAVEVLNKRLLSCPYTFANSWFRFREGNVQEEGAEVGAVQAARRATQEDLDDDQEAEGRFQHAAKTTGAWFQPLIPHLQAEIAAVDEALATLQLTPNAEGELPSPAVDERWEKLLDTIEKYLRVGNKWKGSDRIVVFTEYKTTLDYLGRRLREAYANQPEAVRELYGGMDDRQRDEIKQAFNDPNDPVKVLLATDAASEGLNLQETAYIVLHYDIPWNPARLDQRNGRLDRHGQAQDVFVLHFTSEDDADLKFLARVVEKVNTIREELGSMGEVFDAAFQRRFVELEDTDRVLRGLDDAVNYRRGRSRIPSSEEIVAGQHAAAALHTLEQELDLTPTTLTQTLEIALGIGVGLPRFEAPDDQGRLRLKMPIPPKWDAAVDDHLRLGSTNGHQGPLPAIVFDSQHFIQIKNDRPVYRPAKDTVLMHLGHPMFHQALGMYARARFPGGTGDAGQSSRWTVRYGQVPEGAEALLLLTVEELAVNELREPFHHWVRTLRYPIQKGELGEALPHLAAGLDGVAPQAVDRVAADRASDLWDEIKPDVQAVLRQLIESLTSQIQAELATRQTVALQEESDRFKHRLKEVERAMKETTLQKLEKERDKLLEDMQQLSLIPDERRSQEDRLRDLDDEMKRRRGHYQDLAEQLKKEQTRVLTQILPKRYTLRGVAQVFPVTVEIRLPGDT